A segment of the Babylonia areolata isolate BAREFJ2019XMU chromosome 20, ASM4173473v1, whole genome shotgun sequence genome:
GTCGTATTAAAATGTGAGATCAAGTTGAAACTGAACTTCgtcatattaactcactcagtacggccagtcctctcttctcctctacacagacccctcggatgtccagtgggtgtatgaatgacccaacgtttagcttccgtcgtcagaattgtggtattctttgtcaacattcacctcttcagtataagagccttccacttgcaatattttgatgatggtaattggggtgaaacgctgttaacgtcgtctctttcgccgttcgtatggagagagttaaaatgtgaTATTTAGTTGAAGCTAAACCTCTTCATATTAAAATCTGAGATCTTGTTGAAACTAAACCTCGTCATAAGATTTGGGGTCTGCTTTCCAGGATACATGCcagcattgttttgttgttgttttttaagcttgAAGGCGTGTTCGGCAGCTGTTTTCAtggttgacgggtgcaatagccgagtggttaaagcgttgggactttcaatctgagggtcccgggttcgaatcacggcaacggcgcctggtgggtaaagggtggtgatttttacgatctcccaggtcaacatatgtgcagacctgctagtgcttgagcccccttcgtgtgtatacgcaagcagaagatcaaatacgcacgttaaagatcctgtaatccatgtcagcgttcggtgggttatggaaacaagaacatacccagcatacaccccccgaaagcggatatggctgcctacatggcggggtaaaaacggtcatacacgtaaaagcccactcgtgtacgtatgagtgaacgttggagttgcagcccacgaacacagaagaagaagaagatggttgcCGGACTCAGGACCAGAAAATGTGGTCGCTGGCTTTGGGTTAAAACCCTGGAGAGGCGTGGGAATGAGGTGACCAGCCTCCCTATCACTGGTCCACCCGCTGTCCTTGTCCAGCGCTCCTGGAGTGTCCATACTACAGTCCAGCACTAGagtcatcatcagtcatcctCAGTGCTCATCATCACAGCCACCGTCATTATAACTGATCAACGCCATCGCCATTACTATCATACTTCACTTTCTTGTACAGGACCAGCAgattcatcatcaatcatcatcatcatcattattatcgatcAACGCCATCGTCTTTACCGTGGCTATTTTACTACATTCTCTTGTATAGGACCAGCAgattcatcatcaatcatcatcatcatcattattatcatcgatcAACGCCATCGTCTTTACCGTGGCTATTTTACTACATTCTCTTGTATAGGACCAGCAgattcatcatcaatcatcatcattatcatcatcatcatcatttgcggTGGCGTCGTCGTTGTcgatcatcctcatcgtcattacTAACACACTTCACTCCCATGTGCAGGAACGGAagatccatcaccatcaccatcatcacggatcatgatcaccaccatcatcatcaccatcaccatcatcaccaccatcataaccaccaccaccatcatcatggatcatcatcaccaccatcatcatcaccaccattatgaccatcatcatcacaaacatcaccaccaccaccatcatcaccaccaccatcaccacggatCATCATCaaggatcaccatcaccatcacgaccaccatcatcatcaccaccaccatcaccacggatCATCATCTAGGatcaccatcacgaccaccatcaccatcaccaccaccatcaccaccaccatcaccacggatCATCATCAagggtcatcatcaccatcacgaccaccatcaccaccaccatcaccacggatCATCATCAAgggtcaccatcaccatcacgaccaccatcaccaccaccatcaccacggatCATCATCAAggatcgccatcaccatcaccaccaccaccatcatcaccacggaTCATCATCaaggatcaccatcaccatcaccaccatcatcatcaccaccaccatcaccacggatCATCATCaaggatcaccatcaccatcaccaccaccatcatcaccaccaccatcaccacggatCATCATCaaggatcaccatcaccatcaccaccatcaccatcactatcaccaccaccatcatcaccacggatcatcatcaccaccaccaccaccaccaccaccaccaccaccaccaccatcatcaccaccaccatcaccacggatCATCATCaaggatcaccatcaccatcaccatcaccaccaccaccaccaccaccatcatcatcaccaccaccattaccacggATCATCATCAagggtcaccatcaccaccatcaccaccaccaccatcaccaccaccatcaccacggatCATCATCaaggatcaccatcaccatcaccatcatcatcaccaccaccatcaccacggatCATCATCaaggatcaccaccaccaccatcaccaccaccatcaccatcaccaccaccatcatcaccacggaTCATCATCAaggatcatcatcaccaccaccaccatcatcaccaccatcatcaccaccaccatcaccacggatCATCATCaaggatcaccatcaccaccaccatcatcaccaccaccatcaccacggatCATCATCaaggatcaccaccaccaccatcaccaccatcatcaccaccaccatcaccacggatCATCATCaaggatcaccatcaccaccaccatcatcatcaccaccaccatcaccacggatCATCATCAaggatcaccaccactaccaccaccatcatcatcaccaccaccatcaccacggatCATCATCaaggatcaccatcaccaccaccaccatcatcaccaccaccatcaccacggatCATCATCaaggatcaccatcaccaccaccatcatcatcaccaccaccatcaccacggatCATCATCaaggatcaccatcaccaccaccatcaccatcaccaccaccatcaccaccaccatcaccatcaccaccaccatcatcaccaccaccatcatcatcaccaccaccatcaccacggatCATCATCtaggatcaccatcaccaccaccatcaccaccatcatcaccaccatcaccatcaccaccaccatcaccatcaccaccaccatcaccatcaccaccaccatcatcaccaccatcaccatcaccagcaccaccaccaccaccaccaccatcatcaccaccaccatcaccacggatCATCATCaaggatcaccaccaccaccatcaccaccatcatcaccaccaccatcaccacggatCATCATCaaggatcaccatcaccaccaccatcatcatcaccaccaccatcaccacggatCATCATCaaggatcaccatcaccaccaccatcatcatcaccaccaccattaccacggATCATCATCaaggatcaccatcaccaccaccatcaccatcatcatcaccaccatcatcaccacggaTCATCATCaaggatcaccatcaccatcaccatcaccaccaccaccatcatcaccacggaTCATCATCaaggatcaccatcaccaccaccatcatcatcacctccaccatcaccacggaTCATCATCAAggataaccatcaccaccaccaccaccatcatcaccaccaccatcaccacggatCATCATCaaggatcaccaccaccaccaccaccatcatcaccaccaccatcaccacggatCATCATCAAGGATCACCATCATCACGGTGGTCAtgactgtcctccctccctccctcgctccgtGCAGGTGAAGACCCTGGTGGAGCGAGGGAACGAGGTGGCCTCCCACTCCCTGACGCACGAGCTGTCCTACAAGCACGCCTGGAGCCCCGCCGTGTGGGACCAGCAGATCCAAGGCATGAGGCAGCTGCTGGCCCAGGGCACTGGACTGCCCGTCACTCAGgtcggaaggagggagagaggggtggagggggcggagagagggatggatggaaggagggagagagtgtgggagggggtggagagagggatggatggaaggagggagagagggagggaggcggggggaaagagggatgggagaaggaaagaggggttgaaggagggagagagagggggagggggtggagagagggatggaaagagaggggggtggagggagggaggtggagtggagagagggatggaaggagacagagagggggatggaaagagagagagagagagggcgggtggagagagggatggaaagagagagagggggtggaaagagagagagggggaaagagagagagggggaaggtggggtggagagatggaggtggggtggagagagggatggaaagagagagagggagggggtggaaggagagagaggggggtatggaaagagagaggggggatggaaagagagagggggatggaaggagagagagagagaggggggatggaaagagagaggggggatggaaagagagagggggatggaaggagagagagagagggggggatggaaagagagaggggggatggaaagagagagggggatggaaggagagagagagagagagagagagagagagagagggaggggttggagagagggatggaaagagagagagaagaggggaggtgggataaagagagggaggtggggtggagagcgggatggaaggagaggagagagagggatggaaggagagagagggatggaaggagagggagagagagagagagagtgtgttggtgagaaagagagagagagagtgcggatcGTTCAAGcacagaggaaggaggggaatGGTTCattcagagagaggagggagggagggaggagagaacgagtggggagagggcagaggggagagagaggtggccgTGAGAAAGAGTGTGAATCGTTGATTCACAGAGAGGAAGTGGGAGAATAGTTCcttcagggagagggagagagagagtgcgaatggttcacagagggaggggagagggagaggggttgtagatgagggagggaggagacagtaGTGGAGAGATTATGCGATTTGTTTATTCATGGAGAGGGCGGCGGAGGGATGAAGAATAGCTCgttcagagagggagaaagagtgcgAATAgttcattcacagagagagagagagagagagagagagagagagagagaggaggggggaggggtagggagagaggagagagaagagttcATTCggccggagagagggagagagaggcgaatgGTTTAtttagagagaggaaaagaggggggagggaggaaggagatagagagggagagagagaggcgtgagagagagtgcgaatggttcgttcagagagagaggggggaaggaaagagagagtgaatgtgaatGGTtcaatcagagaaagagagagatagagaaaggggggggaagggagagagagggggagagagagtgcgaatggttcattcagagaaagagagcgagatatagagagaggggaggagggagagacagattcattcacagagagagagagagagagagagagagagtacgaattttgtttgttttttgttttgttttttgtttttttagtcacGTGCAGTTGTTTTCGCATTTTCGTCCAGTTAGCGTGCCTCACATGCTGTGCAAACTGTGGGGCTATAACAACACCGAGTTGACgctcatggatggatggatggatggacgttcGCTAGTTTTAATTCTAATGATTACAGATACAAAGAAAAGTAGTGATATAAAAATCTAGACATTACCTCCTGTCTCACTTTCATTTTCCAGTTCCCCAAAGTTGCCTTTGGTCACTGACATCAGTCACTGATCAAAAGACGTGTTGCCACACTTGATGTTCCAGATCCGGGGAATGAGAGCGCCGAACCTGCAGCTGGGAGGAGACGTGCAGTACTCCATGCTGAAAGCACGGGGCTTCCTCTACGACTCCTCCATGTACGGGGGTACCCTGGAGAAGGAGGACGACGGTCCCCCTCTCTGGCCCTTCACCCTGGACTACCCGCCCTACCTCCCCACCATCCACGCCGTGTGCGACCAGTCCGACTGCCCGACCCGCGGCTACCCGCAGTTGTGGGAGGTGCCGCTGGTTCGGCTCTACACCCTGGACGGGCGGTCCTGTGCCATGACCGACGTGTGTCCTCTGAAGGAGGACGCCAACACGACTGAGATCGTCGCCTTCCTCAGGCACAACTTCCTCCGCCACTACACCCGCAACCGAGCTCCCTTCATGATTTCCATCCACCCTCGCTGGTTCACCAGGGTGCCTTCCAGCTATCCGGCTCTGAAGCAGTTTCTCCGAAACATCACCCAGGAACCGGATGTGTGGCAGGTGACCTTGACACAGATGCTGGACTGGGTGCGGGATCCCAAACCGTTGTCCCGTCTCCATGAACTTCCCTCGTGGCAGTGTCCCCAGACTCTGTGGGAGAAGGATCCGAACAAGGCTGTGGGCATCCTGTTTACTTTTGCCACGTTTGCGGTGTTGTTCGCAGTTCTGGTGATCGTGACACTGCTGGTGGAACTGAGAAATGCCGGGTATTTGGTGAATGGCTTAAAACGCCCAAAGGGTGGACACTATAAACATCTACCGTCACAGGACCCGGATGACCAAACGGAGGAAACTTCTCCCTTAACTTCCTGACCGATACTGCCATGTATGTTTGTCCAGCAGTGTAGGGCTGTCCCCTCAGTGAGAAAAaacacagtttacaggtcaggatgttgatAACCATTCTTTTTGTTTGGATTCCTTCCACTTGGGATTACAGTCATCTTGTTCATCAAAATCAGTTACATCAGCGATAAGAACACAAAGTgttaactgcacttcaaactcacACCACACTGATCTCGTTTCACCAATATTTAGCAGTCAAGGGGTCAAGATATGTGGAATATTGGTCCATAATTTCACTAATATATCTCATTTCTGTTTAATGATAGATTCCCAACTGAGAAAGTGTGTTCACAACATCTACTTCAAATTGTTATTAAACATTTTAAACCACAGcccgtgtgtatacatgtgcatacataacATATACCTTAAAAGGTGAAAAAAACCCAGACTTTGCTATGTGCATGTATCTTAGAAGAAAATACTTTTAAAGAGAAATCTTTCCCCATCATGAACGGGGTGAtattaataaaattaaataaatgccAGGGGTTGCTTTCACCGCAACCTGAGCCAGACAATAATGTAAATAACTGTGCTTGTGGCAAGAAATCTCCGTGGGAAAGTATCCATGGTTAAATGCTCagaaataattcacacacacacacacacacgcgcgcgcgcgcgcgcgcgcatacacacacacacacacacacacacacacacatgcatccacataGATTTTTCTGTGAACAACAATGTTCACGAATAAAGATTTTCaggttttattttttcatttcctttcaatTGTGAAAAcagaatgttacacacacacaacccattgatgcatctatccacacacatacatccatccgTATGTGAATATACATACAAACTTTCACATTAACGTACATGcataaatatgtatatgtatatgacaTGACATAGCATTACACTACATTAAAAAGCATCATTCATTCAGGATTGTagttgacttttttcttttttttgccaagACCATGTTCAagcaatttttttaattattttttgtttcctttcacaAACATTTCTTGCCGTCTTAACATTTCTCCACATTTCTATATGGAAAGGGCAGGTTACTCTGGCCTCTCTTTCAAAGAGCAGGCCtgggaaacaacacaaacacaatacactgcaTAAAGGCTTTCCACACTGCCAAAATATTCAGAGGATCTCAAAAGTCATATCaagcaaaatgaataaatatcacaTCTGTGCTTTCATGTCATTCATCGACATGCCTTCCAAACAAACATGAGTTTCGTGCTGTGGAATGCATCAGTGCAGTTTGTGTTTACTTATAAATACATGTGATTGTTAAGAATACACATGGGGCTTTTACATTCAGGTTCATAGTATTGGTGTTTATTacacaaagagactgagagagagtgagggacagacagagatatagagagacacagagacaaagcgagacagacagcctgacagagatggagagaacttAAGAAGAAATTCCAATGacaaaaaagtgttgttgtttttttcaatgtttgcCAAGATACAGAAAAAATAAGTAATAATTTCCATACATCACACCTTCCCTACGCCTCTTTATGAAACACTgtgatgttattttttttatccgttttctttttcaaaattgcAGTTATTGCCACAATGAAACAtgaccctttttttattttcttttttctgtcagcaagtgtATCATTCTacaatttgttttatttgtatttgtatttctttttatcataacaaatttatctgtatgaaattcgggatgctctccccagggaaaatgcgtcgctatactacgagtgccacccttttttctttttttttttgtagtttttcctgcgtgcagttttatttgtttttcctatcaaagtggattttttctacagaattttgccaggaacaacccttttgttgccgtgggttcttttacgtgggctatgtgcatgatgcacacgggacctcggtttatcgtctcatccgaatgactagtgtccagaccaccactcaaggtctagtggagggggagaaaatatcggcggctgagccgtgagtcgaaccagcgctcagattctctcgcttcctagacggacgcgttacctctaggccatcacaccacatatgatcaaactggattttttttttttttttttttttttaaattattagaACTACAGAATTTTGTTGTAAGTTCTTTTACGTAGGCTAAGTGAATGCTGCTAAAAAGGAATTTGGTTTATTATTTCTTCTGAATGagcagcacccagaccaccactcaacatctagtggaggaggagggggtgggggaggggagtaaaCATCTCGGTCCATAAGTGAGAGTCAAGCCAGTGAACACTTGCTTCCCAGTCGGATGCGCTACCCACAAGGTGACTGGTTTTCTCCACTGAAGTGCTTGACTGAACTTTGGCTTTGAGGATGGTAAACATTGAATGTTCTGCTGTGTCCCGTTCAGCTCTGTAATTAGATGTGGCAGTAAATTCAGATCCATTATCATTTTGAAGGATGACAAACCtgtgctccccctccccctagcaTTATATAATTCAGCTatcattttaaccctttcaccgccaagctcgcatttatgcacaggctgtggtagagaacccatgtcactgaaagatgaccattcactggtctgttatccatgaacctactgctcttaatgttcggtggtaggatgggCAATACTTTCAAGAcgtcgcagggggaatccccagctattcttagccactgtcttttctgtgtttatgccacaAAGGGTTAATATAAACTGCCTGGTTGTGTAGACTGTCTAATTTTAGCTGCACAGGCATTTTAAAAAAAGTCCCACACATTTACTGGAGCCAGCTAATAAGTAAGTGTAGACTTTGAGTGACAAGATTTCAGAGATTAATTTCATGAAATCACTAAGAATTCAAATGATTTTAATAAGTAAGTGCAGACTTTGAGAGACAAGATTTCAGAGATTAATTTCATGAAATCACTAAGAATTTAAATGATTTCCTGAAATATCTGATGGCCAAAGTGGTTACACAAAATTAAACCTTTGAGGGGTTTCATGAAATCACTGGTTTCACAGTCTTACTGTAATATTGTCAGTTGCTTCTGTGGTCCAGCCACTGTTgtctttgatgatttttttttaaagtatttcttATCTTTTGGTGCAAATACATAGTCCTGCCTACCAAAACAGAGACACATCAGGACAGAAAAACTATATAATCCTGTAGAACATGGGGGAAAAACCTGCAAAAGAAAATGAGGCACAAgtgcagtcatattcatgcacataaacctgggACATGCCTCTGACACTGGCCAATCTGTCagttttttgccagaggataaaagaattttatttcttttcgtgTTCATATTGTTAACTgctgttacacagatatttataGATATTTATATATTGTTGATTCCACTGCTCTAGTTTATCCTTCCTCTGTATATCCCATTTTGACCAACATCCCCACCTCCAACAACACtactggtgtttgctgtgactggttcagtcttgacaacaacaacactactggtgtttgctgtgactggttcagtcttgacaacaacacaacactgctggtgtttgctgtgactggttcagtcttgacaacaacacaacaacgctgctggtgtttgctgtgactggttcagtcttgacaacaacacaacaaagctgttggtgtttgctgtgactggttcagtcttgacaacaaaacactgctggtgtttgctgtgactggttcagtcttgacaacaacacaacaatgctgCTGGTATttgttgtgactggttcagtcttgacaacaacacaacaacgctgctggtgtttgctgtgactggttcagtcttgacaacaacacaacaaagctgttggtgtttgctgtgactagTTCAGtcttgacaacaacacaacaaagctgttggtgtttgctgtgactggttcagtcatgacaacaacacaacaaagctgttggtgtttgctgtgactggttcagtcttgacaacaacacaacaacgctgctggtgtttgctgtgactggttcagtcttgacaacacaacactgctggtgtttgctgtgactggttcagtcttgacaacaacacaacaacgctgctggtgtttgctgtgactggttcagtcttgacaacaacacaacaacgctgctggtgtttgctgtgactggttcagtcttgacaacaacacaacaaagctgttggtgtttgctgtgactggttcagtcttgacaacaacacaacaacggtgctggtgtttgctgtgactggttcagtcttgacaacaacactgctggtgtttgctgtgactggttctgtcttgacaacaacacaacaacactgctggtgtttgctgtgactggttcagtcttgacaacaacacaacaacgctgctggtgtttgctgtgactggttcagtcttgatacATCAAACATCTGGTATttgttgtgactggttcagtcacaATGCAAcactctgtgttgtgtgctgtgtcttAAAAACAGTatcagtgtgctgtggtgtgtgttgctgtgtgttggttCAGTcataaaaccaaacaacaacactctGGGTATGTGCTGTGCACTTTCATTTTGACCCACTGCTTGAGATTACTACTGTCTGGtttcaaaaacaacatcaacacactatGTTTCATCCTACCTGTTCACTtgacaaataaaaacacaaagaACTGCTTGTTGGCTTTTTTCTCGTAACGTTCATCTATgctgacaacagacaacaaacacttTGTAGTTTCTAGATCTGTTACTCATGAAAAGAATCAAAACACACATCCCTTTCTTGCTGTGGATGGTACATCTTCACAATCAACCAGATACAACTGGTGGCTAGCTGTTGCCTAGATGGTTCACTGTAAAAATACAAACACTGTTGATTtgcactgctggtgtttgctgtgactggttcagtcttgacaacaacacaacactgctggtgtttgctgtgactggttcagtcttgacaacaacacaacaacagctgctggtgtttgctgtgactggttcagtcttgatgacatcactactggtgtttgctgtgactggttcagtcttgacaacaacacaacaacactgctggtgtttgctgtgactggttcagtcttgatgacatcactactggtgtttgctgtgactggttcagtcttgatgacatcactactggtgtttgctgtgactggttcagtcatgacaacaacacaacaaagctgttggtgtttgctgtgactggttcagtcttgattaCATCATTACTGGTATttgttgtgactggttcagtcatGATGGCATCACTCTTGATGTTTGCTGTGTTACAACAGTTATgctagtgtgtgcttgtgtgtgtgtgtgtgtgtgtgtgtgtgagacggtgcATAAAACTTGCTGGGAAAACGGAAGCATCAGCAGGAGTATACTGCAATAAGCTGCCTCACTTTCATTTTGACGCCACTTCATACTGAAGATCTCACACTACCTCAAGGATTTTCAAAAACATATGCATCTGAACATCAACATACTCACACACCTGTCAAATGAGAAATTAATACACACAAAGTGAGTACTGCTTGGATATCAGGAATCATTTATTTCTTCCAGTAAAAAGTTTCATCATGCATGATATGCATATCACATACAAACATCTATATACAGCTTTTTACAAGATAATTCAAGATCATTTACTCAATGGAATAAGAATCAAAACACACATTTACCACTTTCACTCAGCAAATTTGGAAGGCTACATCAACATTCACATATCACACCATGTTTATAACAGCTGCTGGCCTCTAAGGCTGTGCCACAGACGAAAAACAAACTTGTATAAAATTACTAACCATGCTGAATTAGAAACTGCAACTTTGATGATGAAAATATGGAAAtaggctctccccccccccctctctctcacacacatgtacacacagttcTAAAATACCCACACATTAATTTCAAAACCACATATTATGCATATTCTTCATCCTATCACAGCCTGGCTGACTACAGAAACCAAGTATTCATGGGAATCAACATAGATGATAAAGATTGAATGATTTCCCTTGTCAGCAGTCACATGCTCTCACAGGCCCATTGCAACAATGGTCAAACTGGCATCTGCAAT
Coding sequences within it:
- the LOC143294850 gene encoding chitin deacetylase 7-like, which encodes MDTPRTSTATSPPSSAERCHPTTCQLPDCRCVGTDIPGNLDPREVPQMILFTIDDEITANTFPYYQEIFPAKSPMRNPNGCRATATFFVSDIRSDMSMVKTLVERGNEVASHSLTHELSYKHAWSPAVWDQQIQGMRQLLAQGTGLPVTQIRGMRAPNLQLGGDVQYSMLKARGFLYDSSMYGGTLEKEDDGPPLWPFTLDYPPYLPTIHAVCDQSDCPTRGYPQLWEVPLVRLYTLDGRSCAMTDVCPLKEDANTTEIVAFLRHNFLRHYTRNRAPFMISIHPRWFTRVPSSYPALKQFLRNITQEPDVWQVTLTQMLDWVRDPKPLSRLHELPSWQCPQTLWEKDPNKAVGILFTFATFAVLFAVLVIVTLLVELRNAGYLVNGLKRPKGGHYKHLPSQDPDDQTEETSPLTS